One window of Populus nigra chromosome 5, ddPopNigr1.1, whole genome shotgun sequence genomic DNA carries:
- the LOC133693353 gene encoding uncharacterized protein LOC133693353 isoform X1: MEEGEMIFHGMKRKQLQALCKKHGILANKSNAEMAHLLTLTLKANENPTTQGYGEVPNESDSTNVPKKSKNVKFSPDVEVREYEPSVYKGRKRSLVDSGKVNCSLPRARNRVQRTVERHVDKVVLPVVGKKRGRGGEKKGSVGVENVDFSDKPQPPVITKDGGAQLVKGGDNLSRRQLKSREVVIEKNVEGGEGDLVVSRKNSKRGVSRKRGNSEGSALLDEVSLENVSANDDARPANVPSRPRRSVRKNVSTSLLSVELGKSGIVGRTTRSRARVENTSVADNKAQTFEVHDECEKVLQTEEPLKGIGSYALGRKSFVPQKGVAVEILIDEGVESGKGNRRSRRNARNKEGTSLSSGDFSKTEIVGRTTRSHSKLEENTSSLTANKSETIEIQDKCEKVNRRSRRNARNKEGTSLSSGDFSKTEIVGRTTRSHSKLEENTSSLTANKSETIEIQDKCEKVLQDEELLKDLGRYTLRRKSMVPPKGVEVVTLPEEGLEYVKDIRRSKRNMVKDTDSKSIMQVAISKRAKFGAQVAGNACAVGSAVEVTKVNKEQNRAVQLGESLKAQGRNASRQKHVTAQKGKEESEGPEVKRETRKQPRNPYLKAVNEVEASVQSRGGIEKAAVPIGHLRRSRRNTVVSSSTFATDELGTVEAVGKVGQLKRKRNPMMEKDASAVVGECLVGKPSRQSTKRASKSDLVGYTFLDKTVEKKEQSISALPTMVEEAIFTEEMRNQDTGLILPEATGDKYNFSLNRWEEVLKTSDKKGSQSKTSELRRTSFFEVSALCSDIQEGIYRKTILQETSSPTSISLTPVSACANQETLKNASQPAVLNEEANIVVGDMEKLDVDDPSCRSTDDGADSGLEKGLERKELGEDLRLESRDVNDCSTEVDRTFALEDGICDLENTGQYITGNNNEYEEAPCEDRASPAAGEEMVSLGTEINLQENGDVLTEAAEEKQNLISEGNSGDVSQLSRGTRIHELLDGEGTCLSVPEQGTDEGENCSAATVPSQSATGIGKQRLSFSSGDASVGRNILHQDEKSTTKSNSSCKDGKHVLEEKEAASDALPQSSLKELQDKKEDNIAITRETEVTLHSDSDIVSTGVNASPMLSEELSCYNEMIAKINCSIDATVDAPISKFHETVMDMNSGRDMDEESDVEQCETKGEESGCAVVTEHGDDSGCQKVSAKVNANADSCLVHLVSEGTEGFEGETFDMMMGRSSDFRVSSKEMVNGTNMAREQCAHVVRKETANDALLAELCDYSSGEEVAANLNGNADTSLTPAIYKEIEISGRKNVGSGENTSKSTKGNNMWTDHETLPVGSDSNAGTFAQGMDEHLDEEKTAEMSGGELCDHISRDGEAADKKPLMVTTERLDMSDTQNEGTPQRNSPSRPSDLCDRIGGAGEAVDKESLMVTAERLDMSHTEDEGTAQSSGPVGLDCERIGETSNVVMSTELEPGVEAGKFDNLKEGNALELERSTSIASENHISMDAIAAFMKEDVEKVGDDSKLKHSNIDDEKKYSIFALQHVTSKGIAEHSVEELLHENKDDCNVVSKDASKNIEADEAGSVAIGGKICFEKIDDSNNWTEGTPISLKQKLFAESSSGTCGMGSFTDAVSVLHVLLSQTTDHIPPQLLTGSDASASFTNWELNLIQGKTEHDQVESDEEALKDNLTSNDSEHTTKVNKNVEEISFTNWEANLIQVNGEQEQVEESDGEALKDSLISNDVEHTVWVNKNVEEILFTDREVNLILGNGEQHQVEESDGVALKDNSIINDPLDEHGAETSISNNTFDDAPQDLKVDNISYPEIQNTCETGLGAIDKVSSVTPSKMGILEEVGIGGTFQPVIPVEASPETAKCSLQKTSLSCSKPEQNVSSEQLVFNDTYCSLPEITSVCSVVQKNGPVSCEGRFVPQLYCKDMSNYGGEETTCNNIGSNPTEQGEFHREDYEVLIAQNVGSEEVTEALNDATDDTSLETNRSDPREVAIEQANEHPDEVNESALMIGLDCQPQNQQSCQRERESHAIETEAAHCLHKLDVGVFSKEIVDFGNGIVTSPFKCQRDVDSPAGSSFSVSQHHITENDAWELNLFFGENEQDENQTSDTRFLLTNLKKEDAGKVEENIVVTEHATVQVAEEQQGELGQVMDEKIEEAKHTFFTILDELNFEDSEGSKKQVCVPLEVDSIQECINCENHENKSVNTEHSYDSAEKEIWIDVAEVNACHDAVSSEQRVECDLIYLKQHNNENLSGEDVGVTKDLSVDVSSKPDVPILDQSPEITNSAISKEIAVGDDQKRQMKLPSPQKTTSCAEDEESHSSDAKQLNISMVKVKINKTGFVQATPRKMVTYTGMKENLASIKREQRGNMTAPNALSKRRALGNLRNN, from the exons atggaagaaggagaaatgattTTTCATGGCATGAAGAGAAAACAACTGCAAGCGCTTTGTAAAAAGCATGGAATTCTTGCAAATAAATCCAATGCCGAAATGGCTCATTTGTTGACTTTGACTCTCAAG GCAAATGAAAATCCCACAACGCAAGGTTATGGTGAAGTACCAAACGAGAGTGATTCCACGAATGTgcctaaaaaatcaaagaatgttAAATTCAGCCCTGATGTTGAAGTACGTGAATACGAGCCTTCGGTGTATAAAGGAAGGAAGAGGAGCTTGGTTGATTCTGGGAAAGTTAATTGTTCTCTCCCTAGAGCTAGGAATAGAGTGCAGAGAACAGTTGAAAGACATGTAGATAAGGTTGTTTTGCCGGTTGTTgggaagaagagaggaagaggaggagagaAGAAAGGGAGTGTTGGAGTGGAAAATGTTGATTTTAGTGATAAGCCACAACCTCCTGTAATTACGAAGGATGGAGGTGCTCAACTCGTGAAGGGTGGAGATAATTTGAGTAGGAGGCAATTGAAAAGTAGAGAGGTGGTGATTGAAAAGAATGTGGAAGGGGGTGAAGGAGATTTGGTTGTTTCGAGGAAGAATTCGAAACGGGGAGTTTCTAGAAAGAGAGGGAATAGCGAGGGGAGTGCTTTGTTGGATGAAGTTTCTCTAGAGAATGTAAGTGCAAACGACGATGCTAGACCTGCAAATGTCCCGTCGAGACCAAGAAGAAGTGTTAGGAAGAATGTAAGTACTTCACTATTGAGTGTGGAGTTGGGAAAAAGTGGAATTGTTGGCAGGACTACTCGATCACGGGCGAGGGTAGAGAATACTTCTGTAGCTGATAATAAAGCTCAAACCTTCGAGGTTCATGATGAATGTGAAAAGGTTCTCCAGACTGAAGAACCTTTGAAGGGTATCGGTAGTTATGCTTTGGGAAGAAAATCTTTTGTGCCTCAGAAGGGGGTGGCAGTAGAAATTCTAATTGATGAAGGTGTTGAATCAGGGAAGGGTAACAGGCGTTCAAGAAGAAATGCTAGGAACAAGGAAGGTACTTCATTATCGAGTGGAGATTTCAGCAAAACTGAAATTGTTGGCAGGACTACTCGGTCACACTCTAAGTTGGAGGAAAATACTTCTTCCCTTACTGCAAATAAATCTGAAACCATTGAGATTCAGGATAAATGTGAAAAGGTTAACAGGCGTTCAAGAAGAAATGCAAGGAACAAGGAAGGTACTTCATTATCGAGTGGAGATTTCAGCAAAACTGAAATTGTTGGCAGGACTACTCGGTCACACTCTAAGTTGGAGGAAAATACTTCTTCCCTTACTGCAAATAAATCTGAAACCATTGAGATTCAGGATAAATGTGAAAAGGTTCTTCAAGATGAAGAATTGTTGAAGGATTTGGGTAGATATACTTTGAGACGTAAATCTATGGTGCCTCCGAAGGGAGTAGAGGTAGTAACCTTGCCTGAAGAAGGTCTTGAATATGTAAAGGATATCAGGCGATCAAAAAGAAATATGGTAAAGGATACAGATTCCAAATCTATTATGCAAGTTGCTATTAGTAAGAGGGCAAAGTTTGGAGCTCAGGTTGCAGGGAATGCTTGTGCAGTTGGAAGTGCAGTTGAGGTTACCAAGGTTAACAAGGAGCAGAACAGGGCTGTTCAGCTTGGGGAATCTTTGAAGGCTCAAGGTAGAAATGCTTCAAGACAGAAACATGTTACAGCTCAAAAGGGCAAGGAGGAAAGTGAAGGGCCAGAGGTAAAAAGGGAAACCAGGAAGCAACCAAGGAATCCATATTTGAAGGCAGTTAACGAGGTCGAAGCTTCTGTACAGTCTAGAGGTGGGATTGAAAAGGCTGCGGTACCCATTGGCCATCTGAGGAGGTCCAGACGCAACACTGTTGTGTCAAGCTCTACTTTTGCCACCGATGAATTAGGAACTGTTGAAGCTGTTGGTAAGGTTGGGCAACTGAAACGAAAGCGTAACCCAATGATGGAGAAAGATGCTTCTGCCGTTGTGGGTGAATGTTTAGTTGGTAAACCTTCAAGACAATCCACAAAACGTGCCTCTAAAAGTGACTTGGTTGGATATACCTTCCTGGACAAAACTGTTGAAAAGAAGGAACAGAGTATATCTGCACTTCCAACTATGGTAGAGGAAGCTATATTTACTGAAGAAATGCGAAATCAGGACACTGGATTGATCTTGCCAGAAGCCACAGgggacaaatataatttcagttTGAACCGCTGGGAGGAAGTTCTTAAAACTTCTGACAAGAAGGGGTCTCAGAGTAAAACAAGTGAATTGAGAAGAACCAGTTTCTTCGAAGTCTCTGCATTATGCTCTGACATTCAGGAGGgcatatatagaaaaacaattttgcaGGAAACTTCGTCTCCAACATCAATATCACTAACGCCAGTATCTGCTTGTGCAAACCAAGAAACGCTAAAGAATGCAAGTCAGCCTGCAGTCCTTAACGAGGAGGCTAATATTGTCGTAGGTGACATGGAGAAACTTGACGTGGATGATCCATCATGCAGATCTACAGATGACGGTGCAGATTCTG GGCTGGAGAAAGGACTTGAAAGAAAAGAACTGGGAGAAGACTTACGCTTAGAAAGTCGCGATGTCAATGATTGTTCAACTGAAGTTGATAGAACATTTGCTCTGGAGGATGGTATCTGTGATCTAGAAAATACTGGACAGTACATTACAGGAAATAACAATGAGTATGAAGAGGCACCTTGTGAGGATAGAGCATCACCAGCTGCTGGCGAAGAGATGGTCAGTTTGGGCACTGAAATAAACTTACAGGAGAATGGTGATGTCCTCACCGAAGCTGCTGAAGAGAAACAAAATCTTATTTCAGAGGGAAACTCTGGCGATGTTTCTCAGCTTTCTAGAGGAACACGCATACATGAACTTTTAGATGGAGAAGGAACCTGTCTGAGTGTCCCAGAACAAGGCACCGATGAAGGTGAAAATTGTTCTGCAGCCACTGTACCTTCACAAT CAGCCACTGGTATTGGCAAGCAAAGATTGTCCTTTTCTTCAGGTGATGCCTCTGTGGGCAGGAACATACTACAtcaag ATGAGAAATCAACAACAAAGAGTAATTCAAGTTGTAAGGATGGAAAGCATGTTCTGGAGGAAAAGGAAGCTGCTTCAGATGCTTTGCCACAATCTTCTCTGAAGGAATTGCAAGATAAAAAGGAGGATAATATTGCAATAACAAGAGAAACTGAAGTCACCTTGCACAGTGACAGTGACATAGTATCAACTGGAGTGAATGCTTCACCGATGCTTTCTGAGGAGCTCAGTTGTTACAATGAGATGATTGCAAAAATAAACTGCAGCATTGATGCTACCGTTGATGCGCCTATTAGCAAGTTCCATGAAACTGTTATGGATATGAACAGTGGCCGAGACATGGATGAAGAGTCGGATGTTGAACAATGTGAAACTAAGGGAGAAGAATCAGGATGCGCTGTAGTAACTGAGCACGGTGATGACAGTGGTTGCCAGAAGGTGTCTGCAAAGGTAAATGCCAACGCTGACTCCTGTTTAGTTCATTTGGTTTCTGAAGGAACGGAAGGTTTTGAAGGGGAAACATTTGATATGATGATGGGCCGTTCTAGTGATTTCCGTGTATCAAGTAAAGAGATGGTCAATGGTACAAATATGGCTAGAGAACAGTGCGCTCACGTTGTCAGGAAGGAAACTGCAAATGATGCTCTCTTAGCTGAGCTTTGTGATTACAGCAGCGGCGAGGAGGTGGCTGCCAATCTGAATGGCAATGCTGATACAAGTCTGACTCCAGCCatttataaagaaattgaaatttcagGGCGAAAGAATGTTGGATCGGGCGAAAACACTTCTAAGAGCACAAAAGGAAATAATATGTGGACAGACCACGAAACCTTACCTGTAGGTAGTGATTCCAATGCTGGCACTTTTGCACAAGGTATGGATGAGCACTTAGATGAAGAGAAAACTGCAGAAATGAGTGGTGGTGAACTCTGTGATCATATCAGTAGAGATGGTGAAGCAGCTGACAAAAAACCACTAATGGTAACAACCGAAAGATTGGACATGTCAGACACACAAAATGAAGGAACTCCACAACGAAATAGTCCTTCACGGCCCAGTGATCTTTGTGATCGTATAGGTGGAGCTGGTGAAGCAGTTGACAAAGAATCATTAATGGTGACAGCTGAAAGATTGGACATGTCGCACACAGAAGATGAAGGAACCGCACAATCAAGTGGTCCTGTGGGGCTTG ATTGTGAGCGTATTGGTGAAACATCAAATGTAGTTATGAGCACCGAGCTTGAACCCGGAGTTGAGGCTGGTAAATTTGATAATCTCAAAGAGGGGAATGCTTTAGAGCTAGAAAGAAGTACTTCCATTGCTTCAGAAAACCATATCTCTATGGATGCCATAGCTGCTTTTATGAAGGAAGACGTTGAAAAGGTGGGGGATGATTCGAAGTTGAAGCATAGCAACATTGATGATGAGAAGAAGTACAGCATTTTTGCTCTCCAACATGTTACTTCGAAGGGCATTGCGGAGCACTCAGTTGAGGAACTTCTTCATGAGAATAAAGATGATTGTAATGTTGTATCAAAGGATGCCAGCAAGAACATTGAAGCAGATGAAGCTGGGTCGGTGGCCATTGGTGGAAAGATTTGTTTTGAGAAAATTGACGACAGCAACAACTGGACTGAAGGAACGCCGatttctttaaaacaaaaattatttgccGAGTCATCTTCTGGAACATGCGGAATGGGTTCATTTACTGATGCTGTCTCAGTGCTGCATGTTTTATTATCTCAAA CAACAGACCATATACCCCCACAGCTTCTCACTGGATCTGATGCATCTGCCTCGTTCACCAACTGGGAATTGAATTTGATTCAAGGGAAGACAGAACATGATCAAGTTGAATCTGACGAGGAAGCCTTGAAAGACAATTTGACAAGCAACGATTCTGAGCATACTACAAAGGTGAACAAAAATGTTGAAGAAATCTCGTTCACCAACTGGGAAGCGAATTTGATCCAAGTGAATGGAGAACAAGAACAAGTTGAAGAATCTGACGGGGAAGCCTTGAAAGACAGTTTGATAAGCAACGATGTTGAGCATACAGTATGGGTGAACAAAAATGTTGAAGAAATCCTGTTCACCGACCGAGAAGTGAATTTGATCTTAGGGAATGGAGAACAACATCAAGTTGAAGAATCTGATGGAGTAGCCTTGAAAGACAATTCAATAATCAACGATCCTTTAGATGAGCATGGAGCAGAGACAAGCATAAGCAACAATACTTTCGATGATGCTCCTCAAGACTTAAAAGTAGACAATATCTCATATCCTGAAATTCAAAACACCTGTGAAACAGGATTGGGTGCAATAGACAAAGTTAGCTCAGTAACCCCTTCAAAGATGGGCATCTTAGAGGAAGTGGGTATTGGAGGGACTTTCCAACCAGTTATTCCAGTTGAGGCATCACCTGAAACGGCTAAATGTTCGCTACAAAAAACATCTTTAAGCTGCAGCAAACCAGAACAGAACGTGTCTTCAGAACAACTAGTATTTAATGATACCTATTGTAGCTTACCTGAAATCACTTCAGTTTGTTCTGTTGTACAGAAAAATGGTCCCGTGTCTTGTG AAGGCAGGTTTGTACCACAATTATATTGTAAAGATATGAGCAATTATGGAGGAGAAGAAACAACTTGCAACAACATAG GAAGCAATCCCACAGAGCAGGGTGAATTCCACAGAGAGGACTATGAGGTTTTAATAGCACAAAATGTCGGATCTGAGGAAGTTACAGAAGCTTTAAATGATGCTACAGACGATACCAGCTTAGAAACTAATCGAAGTGATCCTCGGGAAGTTGCAATAGAGCAAGCCAATGAGCACCCAGATGAAGTAAATGAATCAGCTCTCATGATTGGCCTTGATTGTCAACCTCAAAATCAGCAGTCatgtcagagagagagagaaagccaCGCCATAGAGACTGAGGCAGCACATTGCTTGCATAAGCTTGATGTTGGTGTTTTCTCCAAGGAGATCGTAGACTTTGGAAATGGCATTGTGACTTCTCCATTCAAATGCCAGAGAGATGTTGATTCCCCTGCTGGTTCTTCATTCAGTGTATCTCAACATCATATAACAGAAAATGATGCCTGGGagctgaatttattttttggagaGAACGAACAAGATGAGAATCAAACATCAGATACACGGTTCTTGCTCACCAATTTGAAAAAAGAGGATGCTGGGAAGGTGGAAGAAAATATAGTTGTTACTGAACATGCCACTGTTCAAGTTGCTGAGGAGCAACAAGGTGAACTAGGGCAAGTAATGGATGAGAAAATTGAAGAGGCAAAACACACATTCTTCACTATTTTAGATGAGCTCAACTTTGAAGATTCCGAAGGTTCAAAGAAGCAAGTTTGTGTTCCCCTCGAGGTTGATAGCATTCAAGAGTGTATTAACTGTGAGAATCATGAAAACAAGTCTGTGAATACCGAGCATTCTTATGATTCCGCGGAAAAAGAAATCTGGATAGATGTTGCTGAGGTGAATGCTTGTCATGATGCTGTTTCATCAGAGCAAAGGGTGGAATGCGATCTAATCTACCTGAAACAACATAATAATGAAAACCTCAGTGGCGAAGATGTTGGAGTAACAAAGGACTTGAGTGTGGATGTGTCGTCCAAACCAGATGTACCCATTTTGGATCAATCTCCGGAAATCACAAATTCAGCTATTAGTAAAG AAATTGCTGTTGGCGATGACCAGAAGCGTCAAATGAAGTTGCCATCACCTCAAAAGACAACTTCATGTGCTGAAGACGAAGAAAGCCATAGCTCGGATGCGAAACAGTTGAACATTTCAATGGTTAAAGTGAAGATCAATAAAACTGGTTTTGTTCAAGCTACTCCCCGGAAGATGGTTACTTATACCGGCATGAAAGAAAACCTGGCAAGTATCAAGAGGGAGCAACGTGGTAATATGACAGCTCCGAACGCATTATCAAAGAGGCGGGCTCTGGGGAATCTCAGAAACAATTAG